A single genomic interval of Helianthus annuus cultivar XRQ/B chromosome 13, HanXRQr2.0-SUNRISE, whole genome shotgun sequence harbors:
- the LOC110901847 gene encoding uncharacterized protein LOC110901847: MKVDHKLPTVDHIDPFISAEIPDKNEDPELYSLVSDYMIHGPCGNANLNCPCMVDKRCSKNFPKKFSPHTTVDSSGFPVYRRRDSGHIVIKSGDRLDNRSVVPYNKRLLKRYQAHINVQWCNQSGSVKYLFKYINKGPDMATAVVSGVSNPSIKDKPRDEIKEYYDCRYISACEASWRIFSNEVHYRYPAVMRLPFHMPGQQNVVYGADDDIDNVLSKPSVASSIFVEWMKLNESNEDARKLTYAEFPSKFVWKPQDRSWQVRKTYQTVGRIHSVSPALGEPYFLRILLNKVRGPRSFEEIRTVNGQLFPTFRDACYAMGLLDNDNEYVEAIKEASFEGHAGYLRALFATLLLSNTLSRPEFVWENTWKYLADDILYRRQKETNVQGLVLPEHQIKNLTLLEIEKYLLSNGSSLRGFNTMPFPDDDSLRDATNRLINEELSHDVDEEQAKFNNLHQCLTDEQRSVFDEIMAAVASRKGGLFFVYGYGGTGKTFLWKTLSSAVRCRGEIVLNVASSGIASLLLSRGRIAHSRFHIPINLTEDFMCHIKPNSDIAKLLKETQLIIWDEAPMVHKHAFEALDRTMSDVFSDGRSIRSDVPFGGKVFVFGGDFRQILPVIPNGTRQQIVCASLSSSYIWSKCKLLRLTKNMRLTIGAESSDMDSIRDFAKWLLDIGEGKLGDDNDGEAIIQIQDDLLITDNSDPIQSLIDFVYPSIMEQFRNPGFFSERAILAPKNDVVHEINDRLLSLFPGDAKEYLSSDSICHTEQMLDSFQEGLYSTENLNALKISCLPNHRLVLKVGVPVMLLRNIDQQKGLCNGTRLKITFLGKRVIEAEVISGGNIGTRVFIPRLNMIPSDKKIPFKFQRRQFPLSVCFAMTINKSQGQSLSKVGLYLKDHVFTHGQLYIALSRVKTREGVKILIFDANGKPTNKTSNVVYKEVFGSL, from the exons ATGAAGGTCGATCACAAACTTCCTACTGTAGATCACATAGATCCATTCATATCCGCTGAGATTCCTGATAAAAATGAAGATCCGGAACTTTATTCCTTGGTAAGTGATTATATGATTCACGGTCCATGTGGAAATGCTAATTTGAATTGTCCTTGCATGGTTGATAAAAGATGTTCAAAAAACTTTCCAAAGAAATTTTCACCACATACAACTGTTGATTCAAGTGGTTTCCCTGTATACCGAAGACGAGATTCCGGCCACATAGTTATAAAATCTGGTGATAGATTGGACAACAGAAGCGTTGTTCCATATAACAAAAGGCTTCTAAAAAGATATCAAGCACACATCAATGTACAATGGTGTAATCAATCCGGTTCAGTTAAATATTTGTTCAAGTACATTAATAAAGGCCCTGATATGGCTACTGCGGTTGTTTCTGGTGTTTCAAATCCAAGCATTAAGGATAAGCCAAGAGATGAGATCAAGGAATATTATGATTGTAGATATATTTCAGCTTGTGAGGCATCATGGAGAATATTCTCAAACGAGGTTCATTATAGGTATCCTGCAGTTATGAGGCTTCCCTTTCATATGCCGGGTCAACAGAATGTTGTGTATGGTGCGGATGACGATATTGATAATGTGTTAAGCAAGCCTTCTGTTGCTTCTTCAATATTTGTTGAATGGATGAAATTAAACGAGTCAAATGAAGATGCTAGAAAGTTGACTTATGCCGAGTTTCCTTCCAAATTTGTTTGGAAACCTCAAGATAGATCTTGGCAGGTACGTAAGACGTACCAAACTGTTGGCCGTATACATTCTGTGTCTCCTGCATTAGGCGAACCTTATTTTTTGAGGATACTTCTGAATAAAGTTAGAGGTCCCAGATCCTTTGAGGAAATACGTACTGTTAACGGTCAGTTATTCCCGACTTTTAGAGATGCTTGCTACGCAATGGGGCTCTTAGATAATGACAATGAATACGTTGAGGCCATTAAAGAAGCAAGTTTTGAAGGACATGCTGGGTATCTCCGAGCGTTATTTGCTACCTTGCTGTTGTCAAATACACTTTCACGGCCAGAGTTTGTGTGGGAGAACACATGGAAATACTTAGCAGATGATATTTTATACAGACGTCAAAAAGAAACAAATGTTCAAG gtttaGTTCTTCCTGAACATCAAATTAAAAACCTTACTTTGTTGGAAATTGAAAAATATTTACTTTCGAATGGTTCGTCGTTACGAGGATTTAACACGATGCCTTTCCCTGATGATGATTCGTTACGTGATGCTACTAATCGTCTAATCAATGAAGAGCTATCACATGACGTAGATGAAGAACAAGCTAAGTTTAATAATTTGCATCAATGTCTGACAGATGAACAACGATCTGTTTTTGACGAAATAATGGCAGCAGTTGCGAGCCGTAAAGGAGGGTTATTTTTCGTCTATGGTTACGGTGGAactggaaaaacgtttttatggAAGACTCTGTCTTCAGCAGTTCGATGTAGAGGTGAAATAGTTTTAAATGTTGCTTCAAGTGGTATTGCTTCGTTATTACTTTCTCGTGGAAGGATAGCCCATTCTCGCTTCCATATCCCAATTAATCTCACTGAAGATTTCATGTGTCATATTAAGCCAAATAGTGATATCGCGAAATTATTAAAGGAAACTCAATTGATCATATGGGACGAAGCACCGATGGTCCATAAACATGCCTTTGAAGCTTTAGATAGGACGATGTCTGACGTATTTTCTGACGGTAGGAGTATTCGTTCTGATGTTCCGTTTGGAGGGAAAGTTTTTGTATTCGGCGGTGACTTTAGACAAATCCTACCAGTTATTCCTAATGGTACTAGACAACAAATAGTTTGTGCTTCTTTAAGCTCTTCATATATATGGTCAAAGTGCAAACTGTTAAGGTTGACTAAAAACATGCGCCTAACAATTGGAGCTGAAAGTTCTGATATGGACTCTATTAGGGATTTTGCGAAATGGCTGCTTGATATTGGTGAAGGTAAGTTGGGAGATGATAACGATGGTGAAGCAATTATTCAGATACAAGATGATCTATTAATCACTGATAATTCTGATCCAATACAAAGCTTAATTGACTTCGTCTACCCTTCAATTATGGAACAATTTCGGAATCCTGGTTTTTTTTCTGAGCGAGCAATTCTAGCACCAAAAAATGACGTAGTTCATGAAATTAACGATCGATTGCTTTCGTTATTTCCAGGTGATGCTAAAGAGTATTTGAGTTCCGATAGCATATGTCACACTGAACAAATGCTTGATTCATTCCAAGAAGGTTTATACTCAACAGAGAACTTGAATGCTCTTAAGATTTCTTGCTTGCCTAATCATAGATTAGTTCTTAAAGTTGGTGTTCCTGTCATGCTTCTTCGAAACATCGATCAACAAAAAGGTTTATGTAACGGTACAAGGCTAAAAATTACTTTTCTAGGCAAACGGGTAATAGAAGCTGAAGTAATATCTGGCGGTAATATCGGCACAAGAGTTTTTATTCCAAGACTTAATATGATTCCGTCCGACAAAAAAATACCATTCAAATTCCAACGAAGACAATTTCCTTTATCAGTTTGTTTTGCCATGACAATTAACAAGAGTCAAGGACAATCCTTATCAAAAGTTGGTCTGTATTTGAAAGATCATGTGTTCACTCATGGTCAATTGTACATTGCATTATCAAGGGTCAAGACCAGAGAAGGAGTTAAAATATTGATATTCGATGCCAATGGAAAACCAACAAATAAGACGTCTAATGTCGTCTATAAAGAAGTCTTTGGTAGCTTATAA